The following are from one region of the Ptychodera flava strain L36383 chromosome 15, AS_Pfla_20210202, whole genome shotgun sequence genome:
- the LOC139151982 gene encoding uncharacterized protein encodes MGQGERGRHGAHHHHHRHHRAHHHHRRHLFRHHHHHHGGTGGVMVPGVAPVMPRAKCAMILIIFGFASIIPGIGMTASGAAFGMPFVVLGPFFLCAGIFMCVTGFIMCCRMNQSTAGPASTVYVGGQTVPVGTTTVQVGTVPSQPIQPGIPAQPPGQYPPQPWPQQPATYPPQVPPQQPGHYPPQPYPPQPGQPYPPQPGGYPPQQSAPPEQYGKTDPTATTSAPYPSHYQVNYGATVATAPPMEGASQSHTVNEDNTQNVDVAVHYQASSGGEIDPPTYDEATKY; translated from the exons ATGGGACAAGGAGAAAGAGGACGACATGGAgcccaccaccaccatcatcgaCATCATCGTgcccatcatcatcatcgtcgtcatcttttccgtcaccaccaccaccaccatggAGGAACTGGTGGTGTTATGGTACCGGGAGTTGCGCCGGTCATGCCAAGAGCAAAATGTGCCATGATCTTGATAATATTTGGGTTTGCGTCGATTATTCCCGGCATTGGTATGACAGCCAGCGGCGCAGCCTTTGGAATGCCATTCGTTGTTCTTGGACCTTTTTTCCTGTGTGCTGGAATTTTCATGTGTGTCACCGGCTTCATCATGTGTTGTCGTATGAATCAGAGCACTGCAGGGCCAGCATCAACTGTTTATGTTGGAGGTCAAACAGTGCCTGTAGGAACAACCACAGTTCAAGTGGGCACTGTGCCATCACAACCAATTCAGCCAGGAATACCTGCCCAGCCACCAGGGCAGTACCCTCCCCAGCCATGGCCTCAACAACCGGCGACATATCCTCCACAAGTGCCCCCACAGCAACCAGGACACTATCCCCCACAGCCATATCCACCTCAACCAGGACAGCCATATCCACCTCAACCAGGAGGGTATCCACCACAACAAAGTGCTCCCCCAGAGCAGTATGGTAAGACTGATCCCACGGCAACCACTTCAGCTCCATATCCATCACATTACCAAGTGAATTATGGCGCTACAGTTGCTACAGCGCCCCCAATGGAGGG GGCCAGTCAAAGTCATACAGTTAATGAAGATAATACTCAGAATGTTGACGTAGCTGTACATTATCAAGCAAGCAGTGGTGGTGAAATTGATCCTCCAACCTATGATGAAGCCACCAAATACTAA
- the LOC139152399 gene encoding alpha-tectorin-like gives MLERKPYTIYLCGIHTCRQRNALKYISISCLLNMICLKLFVLAISVGSCVVHAFPNVASMDRDRRNGDQGQASAVVFGEPHFVTFDGFRYSYQAKPGCMITLVRDCRPESGHQPQLLVEAELERSPLSTENNTLTRIGTVFLFTHGNFIALEQKGKIQVNGNAKMKKEDLPQTYNNGAVRILSSLLGTGFSNFEDSEMLIYVLIDDNILIKYNGKFRLEITLLGNQYLGDNKLCGMFGNANGNKRDDFKKVDGTPLATNKQNADEFGDSWLISCPTI, from the exons ATGTTAGAGCGAAAGCCGTACACCATATATCTCTGCGGTATCCATACGTGTCGTCAACGAAACGCTCTAAAGTACATTTCTATCAGCTGTCTTCTTAATATGATTTGCCTTAAACTTTTTGTCTTAGCCATCAGTGTAGGGAGCTGTGTAGTTCAT GCATTTCCAAATGTTGCTTCTATGGACAGAGACAGGCGCAATG GTGATCAGGGACAGGCATCTGCCGTTGTATTCGGCGAACCACATTTCGTCACTTTTGATGGGTTTCGGTACAGTTACCAAGCCAAGCCAGGCTGTATGATAACTCTGGTGAGGGATTGTAGACCAGAGTCGGGACATCAGCCACAGCTACTAGTCGAGGCAGAGTTGGAGAGATCACCGCTTTCAACAGAAAACAACACGCTGACGAGGATTGGGACGGTGTTTTTGTTCACGCACGGTAACTTCATCGCATTGGAACAAAAAGGAAAGATTCAG GTAAATGGCAACGCAAAGATGAAAAAAGAGGACTTGCCACAAACATACAACAATGGCGCTGTTCGAATACTGTCTTCATTGTTGGGGACCGGGTTCAGTAATTTTGAAGACTCCGAAATGTTGATATACGTACTCATCGACGACAACATCTTGATAAAGTATAACGGAAAGTTTAGGCTAGAAATCACGTTACTGGGAAATCAATATCTTGGCGATAACAAACTTTGCGGAATGTTTGGAAATGCCAATGGAAATAAACGGGACGACTTCAAGAAAGTGGATGGTACACCTCTGGCGACAAACAAGCAAAATGCTGATGAATTCGGAGACAGCTGGCTCATCAG TTGTCCGACGATATGA